Part of the Microcebus murinus isolate Inina chromosome 19, M.murinus_Inina_mat1.0, whole genome shotgun sequence genome, GGGATTTTTATCTCAACTTTCCATTTCTAAGAGTCCTAGCTGGTTCTTTTTCGTAACTGCCTGGTGGCGTGCCGCAGTTGAGAACTGAAGCCAGAGGCCGGCGTGGCCGCTCCAGCCGGGTCGTGGCGGGCAAGTCTCCCAGCCAGACCGTGCCTCGGGCTCCTGTTCTGTGAAAGGGCAGCGCCGGCCTGGTGGCACAGCGCAGGATGAGGGTGACGACTGACGTTTGTGAAGAACCTGGAGCCAAGCTTGTCACCGCAGCTGCTGCTTAAGTGTGGCCTAGTGGCATGATGgttctcacttctttttttttttgagacagagtctcgctttgttgcccaggctagagtgagtgccgtggcatcagcctagctcacagcaacctcacactcctgggctcaggcgatccttctgcctcagcctcccgagtagctgggactgcaggcatgcgccatcatgcccggctaattttttgtatatatatttttagttggccaatttctatttttagtagagagggggtctcactcttgctcaggctggtttcgaactcctgccctcgagtgatctgcccgtctcggcctcccagagtgttaggatgacaggcgtgagccaccgcgcccggcctcgccTCTTCTTTATGAGTAGCTATGTTCACTATCCCAGGTTGCTCCACTCTTCTGGGCAGCTGGTCTTGCTCAGGAACCTTGTGATCCTCTTCAGAGGGCAGCGGCGTGAGGGTCTCCCCTGGTGTGGAGGGAAGGCAGGTGACCTCTACCTGACCCAACGGAGGATTGCCTAGCAGGCCCCAGCACAGCCACCACCCAGGGGACACTGCTTGAGTGCCACTGAGTCCTTGGCTTTAGGCGGGCAGTGCCAACGCAGCCAGGCCACTCTGGCCCAGCCCCTCTGCAGGCCACTGGCTTCGTCCCTTGTTCACCATGGTGCCCCTTCTGCTTATGTTAGAAAAACATCTGTTTTTTCTTATCCAGGGacattttctttgccttctttaaATGTCGCTTTGTGTTTAGGGCCTTTCTCCTGTTTGTGTTTGAAGCAGAGAGGGGGCTTCCAGTGGACTAGATCCAAATAACTGAGTGTGAGTTACTTTGCTACAGCGTTTTAGAGAcgccctccccccacacacttCTAAATGTAGCCTCAGGTGTACTCCGGAGGCAAGAGAAGCTCAGGACAACGGCTAGGTGCAgtattgcaaaataaatttatttaaagataaactGTCTTATAAAAGGCCAGAGGCAATTTGAGATCCCAGATTCAGCTTGTCTCATAAAAAGATTCAACTTCAAGTAGCACAATTTCGTGTCTGCTTTTAATCCTGAACATTCTTGAATCACGGAACAGCCAACTGTGTGCACAACACGCGTGACACCGGACTCCAGCACCGTTGGATCCACAACTGTCGCGTCTGGGGCCACGGGTGCTGCAGCCGTCAGCTTCCAGAGGGCCCGGAGCAGCCGCTGTGACCTCTGGCTTTGACAGCAGGGACAGGTCTCTGCACCCCAGCCCTTCCCTTCCTGGTGCCCTCCACAAGCAGGAGAATATAAACCGAGACCACTCCTGACACAGGGCACGGGACTTCCGCGTGACAGTGTGCTGACAGGCAGGGTGGACCTTCCTGGCGACTCCCTGGTGGGCCTGGCCGCCCGAGAGGATGAGCAGGCGGCTCCCCAGGGCCTTGCCTGGCCGCCTGGCCgccaggagaaggaaggagaaaggacgCTTACGGGTGTGACGGCTGCTGCCCACACCGGCGGGAGCTACGTGATGATCCTGGCGATGGCTTGCAGGGAGGGGAAGTCATCGTCCCGGGCGGCATGCAGCGCCTGGTGGCTGCTGACGTCGCCGTGAGCAAGGACCTGCTGGCAGGTGGGGCACACGCAGCAATCCAGGCCCGTCTGCCGGGTGTCGGTCTGCCACGCACTCTTCTTATTCTTCTTGGACTTGGCGCCGGCAGGCTTGTCCCGGGTGTGGAAGTCGGCGTGCGCAGACAGCAGCTCCTGCTGCTTGGCCGTGTCgggcagcagcaccagcagctcGTTAAAGATCTTCTGGAAGTTCTCCCCGAGCAGGTCCCGGCAACTCTTGTAGTACTGGGCGGCAGAGATCATGCCCTGCCACACGGAGAGCCAGACTCAGTCATTCCTGCCTCAGGCCTGGCCCTGGACAGGCAGGccagccctgtccctgtcccGCGCCCCTGGCCCCTGACCTGTCTGAACTCCCCCGAGTGGCTCTTGAACTCGCTGAAGCGGGCCTCGTCGCTCTGCAGGAAGTCCCTGATGGACTGGATGAGCTGCAGGTTCCTCTCCCGGAAGTTCTCGGGGACCAGGTAGGCCCGTTGTACAGTCggcagcctgggcctgggggtcAGAACAGGAAGAGGCGGCAGTGGAGGCACCAGCCTTTATCATGGCCCAGGGGGAGGGCAccttttccccacccccagcagcacGGGCCGGGTAGCCCACCTGCACTTACGCTTTCGCAGTGGTGGCGGCGGgggggctggggacacaggccgggtgggggctgggcaggaggccaGAGAAGCCGGGGGGCGGCTTGCTGACGGGGGGCGCCAGccccggtgggggtgggggtggtgtgcCCTTCAGGAGCACCACAGTGTTGAAGCCTGCAGGGGTGGCAGGACAAGGCCTGGCACTGACCCTCGCTGGCCAAGCTTCCCTAGGGCCGCCCAGCCCACCGGCCAGGCTCTGCCCACGGGCCACACTTGCCCCCAGAGCAGCCCAGGGCCAGCGCCCACGCCACCTTCACGGCACACCCTGCCCGTGTTAACTCACACACCCGCAGCCCTACAATCTCCGGTGCTACGATCTCCTGTTCCACAGAGAGGAGGGGCTCCTGTCTGTGCCCACGGGCTCTGGCCTCACTCTGCTGccccggccccaccccagacACCTGAGGGACGAGCCTGAGCCCGAGCCCAGCACACgcacctgggggaggaggcatCCGGGGCGGGCAGGGGCCGCCGAGCGCTGGGAAGTCTTCCTGGGACGTGGAGCAAGGGAGGGGCCCCAGGGGCCTTGGGAGCCCAGGGGGTTCCTTGGGGGCACTCcgtgctggggctgggccctctGCGTGTCCATTGATGATTGCAACCGGCCCTTCCCCTCTGCTGGTGGGAGCTTCGGGGGCCTGCTCAGCCCCGAGGGGTTTtgcagggcaggtggggggcagCGGCTGGGGGGATGTGGCACTGGGCTTTTCGGAGCCCACCTTCTTCTTTCTCCCGACCTTGGAGGTCTGGGCGGAGGCCAGCCCCGATGGGGAGGAGGCGGAGACCGTGGAGACTGTGGAACGTGCACTGCGCAGCTGCTGtccactcccctcctcctccacaggGGGTGGGCCGCCCTTCTTGCCCTTGCTCCCCTTCCCGGCCTTCCTGGTGGGCTGGCTGGCTCCACCGGCAGGCTGGGCCGCCGGCGTGGGCTGCGCCACCTTCTTGCTACAGCTGCTATTCCAGGCAGAGATGAGGCTGGTGGGGGCAGTGCTGGGCTTGCACGCCGAGGACACCAGGGCGGGAAAGTCCTCCTCCTGGAAGGtattcctgcctctgcctctagCAAGAACAGGGtacaccagccccagcccaacAGGGCCCGGGGCTGCCGCTGTGGAGAAGGAGGAAGTGGAGGCGGAGAGGCTGGGGAAGTCTTCATCCTTGAGCTTGGGTGTGGAGGACGGGAGAGCACTGAGTCCAGGAAGGGGAGAGCTGGTCAGCGGCTCACCAGGCCTCAGCCTGCGCCACACTCGCCCACCCACCACCTGCTGGTGCCCCGCACCCTGCCCAGTCCCCCACATACCTCAGGGGGGCAGCCCCTGTTGCTGGGCCCATCCCTGGGAAGGTCTCTTGGCCAACAGGACCATTTGTTGAGGTTTCCTTGGCACCTACAAGAAACAAAAGGACCACAGgtcaggagcagggacaggcccCTGGGGGGATCAGGGAGCATGAGGGTGCTGCCCACCACCCAGCAGAGGCCTGACAGTCTCGGGCACCAAGCTCCTCACGAGCTGGCCACCTGCCCCCCAGCCTGGGCAGTGCTGGCTCACCTGGGCCTTCGCCCTGAGCCCGGGGCATGCGCCGGGGACCACGGGCCTCCTCGGGCCCCCTAgctgctgcctcctccttctTGGGCCTGCCGCCCTCCTCGCGGTCCTCGCTCCTGCGAGTCTCTTCCTGTTGCTGTGCGGCCACCGAGGCCCGGACAGCAGCTGCCACTTCTCGGTCCTCTTcttccctggggtggggaggctggccTTCAGGCTGGGCAAGGCACAGGGCCACAGCCTcaggtgggcagaggctgggcctAGTGCTTGGGGTACAGCTGGGACGCGATGCCTCTGCCCCACCGGGACCCAGCATGTACCTGCTGGGCCAGCACTTCCCAGCACAACTGCACGGACCTCCCAGGTGACACAGACCCTTTCACCCACCCCGAACCACAGGCTGTGGCGAACACTAGAGAAAAGACGAAGAAACTCCTCCCCACGGAGGACACTGAGCAGATTGTGCTGCCACGCTCAGGACCCCAGAAGCTCTGGCCAAGTCCCCTGAGCCCTGGGCTACGCCCAGCTCCACTGCTGGCCCGGTGGTGCCGGGAGAAGATCAACAGCACACAAATCCTCCCACCTCTTGTACCTCCAGCTTCCTCGGCGGCTCTGCTGGGCGCCGCGCGTGCCAGCCCGGCTCGCACGGCTGTACCTGTCCACCTCCTCGTAGTCCTCGCCTCCGACGACCCCTGCAGCCAACAGACACCCTGTCACTGCCCCTGGCCCTGGCATGGCAGCAGGAGTGACCAAGGCCAACATTCAGGCTTGGATGGCACATGAGCCTGGGGGACGGGCACGGACAGCTGGCAAGGCCACGCCAGCCACAGACCCCTACAACCTGGGTGCCCAGTCACAGCAGCTGCTTAGTCACAGCCTCCTGGCCCAGGGGAGAGCCCCGGGGACCCCAGACCATCAGATGAGGGCACCTCGGGAGGAAGCGTCCCCCACACTCACTGCTGTGCTGATCTCCCGACTCGTCCAATGGGTGAGGAGGTGGAGGCTCCTCGGGTGGCCCCCATCCTCATCTGCCGCTGAGCTGGGGAAGCTGACTCCAGACTTAGGTCTGAGGCCGCCAGAGCTCTGGCTGTGTGGACCCCGCCccccagggggcccaggccaggctggggcccaCAAGCGGCGTGCTCACCCTCGTTCCGGCGTGAGTGCCGCGGCGCGTAGCTGAACTGCAGGTCGATCTGGCGGTTCTGGCGGGCCTCGGCCCGGCTCCGGCTGTGGCAGGCCGTCTTGTGGGCCTTGAGGTCGATCTCGGTGCGGAAGGCGTGGGTGAACTGCTCCGTGCTGCAGCGGCCCTCCTCACACAGGAAGTGCTTCTCCCGGAAGTGCTCCCGCAGGTAGGCATAGTCGCTGGCATGGGACGGGGTGTTAGTGGGAGCCCAGCCAGCACCACCGCTTGGCCAGGGCCCCAGGGGAGGGCCCGCTCTGCGCCCCCGCCTACCTGTAGTAGTCCTGGGCCCCATCTGCGTCGCAGAAGTGGCAGAAGTAGTGGTCGCGGCGCAGGTGCTTGAGCAGCTCGTCGTTGTCTAGGTAGCGCTCGTCACAAAACTTGCAGAGGGGGTGCCCACGGTGCGACGTGTCGTCAGGGTCCCCCTGCATGCGGTGCCGAGCCAGGTCCTTGCGCGAGTACCACTTGCGCTCGTACGTGAAGATCTGCAGGGTGAGCGGGGCTGGGCACAGGGTGGGCATCCCAGCCTCCCGCCTCTTCCCACGGGCCAGCACGGAGCAGCGAGCGGGACCTTGATAGCACCAGCTCTGGCCCAAAGCCCCGGGCTCCAAGAGCCTGATGGGCCCCTCAGCCATGGGAAGCTCCCCCAACCCAGGCCGGGTGCAGCATGACACTGGGGGACTGGCCTGAAGCCCTCTGAGCCGTCCAGGACCAGGGGTAGTGCGTGGACGATCCCGCCTGGCTGTGTGGCTCCACCCTGCGCCGCCGCCCGCCTGGACTCCCTGGGGCCCCGGGGCGCACCTGCAGGTGTTGGAGGCACAGCCGGCAGCAGAACAGCTCGTGCTGCTTCCGCATGTGCTGCTCCAGGTCCCCGAAGAGGCTGAAGGGTGGCAGCTCGGGGCACCGCGGGCACTCATGCTGCAGCAGCTGCCTGGGGAGACACCGGGAGCCACCCGTTGTCCCTGGACGTTCAGTGTCACCATGTGGGGCAGGGCCACTCACCAGGCCCTCAGGCTTGTACCCTGGGCAGGCCATGAGTACAGCCATGAGTAGGGTCGGTCTGAGACCCAGAGACGATGGCTGAGCCCAAACAGGGGCCTGGGTCAGAAGCTCTGCCTCTAGCCCTGAGCCAGCGAGCTGCGCCTGGGAAATGGGGACCACCCCTGTGACAACTGTGCCCTTTGTTGGGTTTTCAGACCACAGCTAAAGCCTGACTCACAGGACCTCACGCACTCCTCACAGAGCCCCAAAAAGCAGACGGTGTCCCCCACTGCAGTGCCTCCCGAGTGCACCTGCCATCTCTACTGCCaccccaggagggcagggtgAGCACCCTGGTCACAGGAGAGGCACTTGCGATGTCAGGCAGCTGGTCCgtggaggccgaggtaggcacCTGGCCCTGAAGTCAGGCACACCACGTGCCCCATCCCCGCCACAAAGGGCCACACGGATGCTCGCACTCCGGGCCTGAGGGTTCCTCTCACCTGTACAAGGCAAACACTTTTCCGTCTGCAAAGTAGATATCGTACTTCTTCTCGTGCTGCAGCTGGTGGATGGGGATCGTGGCGAAGGCAGGAAGCTTCTTCCCAAAGACCACCTGGAACCAAGCGGGGTGGTAAGCAGGGCCCAGAAGGACCCCCCCACTGAGCACATACCCGAGGGTCAGAGGAAGGGGATGTCCTCAGAGGCCTTGGCAGGCAGTGGCCAGGGCACCCAGGCCTCCCTTCCTCATCCCCAAACCACCCGCCCGGGGTTGCTGCACAGAGGACAGAAACGAAATACCCGGCCTCTCCACTAGGTGGCCAGGCGAGTCCCAGAGTGGCCATGgcagggccccagccccagccccacccagtgGGGAGCTTTCCCGGTGGCTGGGAGAGACGGGCACACTCCATGCAGCCTGAGTAAGGAAGGCCGCTGGCCATGACGCATCAGGCGACCATGCGTCAAGGTCTGGCCACCCTCGTCCAGCGCCCCCTCCTCTGCGTTTCCATGACGCCACCACAGGACTGGCGTCTTGAGCCGACCACCtcgcccctccctgcctgtcatGGGGACTGCCTGGGGCGCTGCATGGAAACCGGCAGCCAGGCCCATTTCTCAGGGGTCTCCAGCACCTGCTGGAGCCTGGCTGCCCAAAGATCACCCTCCTGTCCCTTCCTGCAGGGGGGGAGCAAGGCCTGCTCAGCCCCTCCACAGACCCTAGTCCCCAGCACGCTGGGGCTCCTACTCCCCCCGCTCGGGGCTCCCTCACCCTGCAGCACACCCTTCTCTCTGCGAAGCTCCTCTGGTGAGGACCCTTGGTACCCTCACATCCCTCGGGGATCAAGCCCACCCGTGGCTGTCTTCTCTCCACCCACGTCCTGCGAGGCCACTGGCCCCGGTCATGGCCGCAGCTCCAAGGCCTCCCCGGCACATCCAGGGGACGTCCTCACCTTGGGAAAGGTCAGGCCAAGGTCACCTCTGTTCTATCTGGCCTTAACCAAAGAGGACATTTGGGACCAGAACAGCCATGAACTTGGGAAAGTGAGCCCCACACGTGCTCGGGGTGCTGGGTGGCCACACTCTGTCCCCAGCAGCAGAGTAGGTAAAGCTAGTTCCCCTTTAACAGGGTCCTGGGGAGAGCCAGGAGAGCCCGGCCCCCACTTCTGCCACCACACGCTTGGGAGAGGGCTGGGAGCCCGCGCCTACCCCTGCAAAAGAGCAGTGGCCCAGCAGAGCCCTCTTGCCCTCTGTCACGTCAGGCGAGGCTGGGCGGGACGGATCTGGCCACCTGCCTCTGTCCCTGCCACGTGCTGAGCCCAGGCGGGCGCCTCACCCCCTCCCAGGCCCTATGGACCACAGAGGCTGCCGGCCCTTGGGGGCTGCACCACCCCATCCCTGGCTTGCTTCCTTCCTGGCAGCTCCCCACCAGGCCTGAACATGGGGAAGGTTCCTGGCCTTGTGCTGGCCTCTTCTCGTGGGACCTGCCCTTGTGGGGGAGCTCCCGCTCAGCGATGCCTCCCAGCCTGCCAGCCCCTAGCCCAGGCCCAGCAGGTGCACACAGGCCCTGGGGAGCTGACTCCCAGGACTCACTGCCACCGAGTGGGCCACACCCCTGCTGCGGCTTCCCTGAGGCAGCACAGGCGGGGCATCCAGGAGCCCTGGCGTCTGCCTGCAAGGCGGCCAGAAGAGCAGCACGAGGGAACTCCCCAAGGCTGCCAAAACGCATCCAAGCCCAACAGACTCAGCGGAGGAATGACTTCCTCCCCAGAGGAAACCCGTGCCAGGGGTGCCCCCGTCACCGCCTCCCGCCTCagcacccctcctcccagccatgCGCTGCAGTCAGCCCTGTGTGGCATCTCTCTGGGCTGTGCGGAGAAAGGCCTGGACTCGGCCTCGGTGAGAAGCCCCATCTCCTCCCAGCTGTGGGGACCTCCAGGGCACCCCTGACCTAT contains:
- the ZNF598 gene encoding E3 ubiquitin-protein ligase ZNF598 isoform X1; protein product: MAAAAGAEGRRAALEAAAAPERGGGSCVLCCGDLEATALGRCDHPVCYRCSTKMRVLCEQRYCAVCREELRQVVFGKKLPAFATIPIHQLQHEKKYDIYFADGKVFALYRQLLQHECPRCPELPPFSLFGDLEQHMRKQHELFCCRLCLQHLQIFTYERKWYSRKDLARHRMQGDPDDTSHRGHPLCKFCDERYLDNDELLKHLRRDHYFCHFCDADGAQDYYSDYAYLREHFREKHFLCEEGRCSTEQFTHAFRTEIDLKAHKTACHSRSRAEARQNRQIDLQFSYAPRHSRRNEGVVGGEDYEEVDRYSRASRAGTRGAQQSRRGSWRYKREEEDREVAAAVRASVAAQQQEETRRSEDREEGGRPKKEEAAARGPEEARGPRRMPRAQGEGPGAKETSTNGPVGQETFPGMGPATGAAPLSALPSSTPKLKDEDFPSLSASTSSFSTAAAPGPVGLGLVYPVLARGRGRNTFQEEDFPALVSSACKPSTAPTSLISAWNSSCSKKVAQPTPAAQPAGGASQPTRKAGKGSKGKKGGPPPVEEEGSGQQLRSARSTVSTVSASSPSGLASAQTSKVGRKKKVGSEKPSATSPQPLPPTCPAKPLGAEQAPEAPTSRGEGPVAIINGHAEGPAPARSAPKEPPGLPRPLGPLPCSTSQEDFPALGGPCPPRMPPPPGFNTVVLLKGTPPPPPPGLAPPVSKPPPGFSGLLPSPHPACVPSPPAATTAKAPRLPTVQRAYLVPENFRERNLQLIQSIRDFLQSDEARFSEFKSHSGEFRQGMISAAQYYKSCRDLLGENFQKIFNELLVLLPDTAKQQELLSAHADFHTRDKPAGAKSKKNKKSAWQTDTRQTGLDCCVCPTCQQVLAHGDVSSHQALHAARDDDFPSLQAIARIIT
- the ZNF598 gene encoding E3 ubiquitin-protein ligase ZNF598 isoform X2; this encodes MAAAAGAEGRRAALEAAAAPERGGGSCVLCCGDLEATALGRCDHPVCYRCSTKMRVLCEQRYCAVCREELRQVVFGKKLPAFATIPIHQLQHEKKYDIYFADGKVFALYRQLLQHECPRCPELPPFSLFGDLEQHMRKQHELFCCRLCLQHLQIFTYERKWYSRKDLARHRMQGDPDDTSHRGHPLCKFCDERYLDNDELLKHLRRDHYFCHFCDADGAQDYYSDYAYLREHFREKHFLCEEGRCSTEQFTHAFRTEIDLKAHKTACHSRSRAEARQNRQIDLQFSYAPRHSRRNEGVVGGEDYEEVDRYSRASRAGTRGAQQSRRGSWREEEDREVAAAVRASVAAQQQEETRRSEDREEGGRPKKEEAAARGPEEARGPRRMPRAQGEGPGAKETSTNGPVGQETFPGMGPATGAAPLSALPSSTPKLKDEDFPSLSASTSSFSTAAAPGPVGLGLVYPVLARGRGRNTFQEEDFPALVSSACKPSTAPTSLISAWNSSCSKKVAQPTPAAQPAGGASQPTRKAGKGSKGKKGGPPPVEEEGSGQQLRSARSTVSTVSASSPSGLASAQTSKVGRKKKVGSEKPSATSPQPLPPTCPAKPLGAEQAPEAPTSRGEGPVAIINGHAEGPAPARSAPKEPPGLPRPLGPLPCSTSQEDFPALGGPCPPRMPPPPGFNTVVLLKGTPPPPPPGLAPPVSKPPPGFSGLLPSPHPACVPSPPAATTAKAPRLPTVQRAYLVPENFRERNLQLIQSIRDFLQSDEARFSEFKSHSGEFRQGMISAAQYYKSCRDLLGENFQKIFNELLVLLPDTAKQQELLSAHADFHTRDKPAGAKSKKNKKSAWQTDTRQTGLDCCVCPTCQQVLAHGDVSSHQALHAARDDDFPSLQAIARIIT